The following coding sequences are from one Seonamhaeicola sp. ML3 window:
- the ftsH gene encoding ATP-dependent zinc metalloprotease FtsH, giving the protein MANDKKNPREKKPKFSPYWIYGLLIALFLGFQFFGDSGNSSGSKITTSDFFEFLKEGDVKKIDIVKNTRVARVYLTKDAEIKDVHKNSKQQPFIPTVSALPNYRFEFGDLQNFENKLNEIIVDLDSKPVIEFDTETDTFGNILIGILPFILLIGVWIFIMRRMSGGAGGGAGGQIFNIGKSRAKLFDQNTEVKTSFKDVAGLEGAKEEVQEIVDFLKFPEKYTTLGGKIPKGALLVGPPGTGKTLLAKAVAGEAKVPFFSLSGSDFVEMFVGVGASRVRDLFKQAKEKSPSIIFIDEIDAIGRARGKNAMSGSNDERENTLNQLLTEMDGFGTNTNVIVLAATNRADILDKALMRAGRFDRQIYVDLPDVRERKEIFEVHLRPLKKSKGLDTDFLSKQTPGFSGADIANVCNEAALIAARNGKKEVDKQDFLDAVDRIIGGLEKKNKIITPAEKKAVAFHEAGHATVSWMLEHAAPLIKVTIVPRGRSLGAAWYLPEERLIVRPEQMLDEMCAALGGRAAEQVIFNKISTGALSDLEKVTKQARAMVTIYGLSDKIGNLTYYDSSGQSEYGFTKPYSEQTAELIDKEISDIIEKQYQRAIKLLEENKDKLTELAEVLLDKEVIFKDNLEKIFGKRNFGSSEESPKETSEKNENTETEEESENS; this is encoded by the coding sequence ATGGCAAACGATAAAAAAAATCCAAGAGAAAAAAAACCAAAATTTAGTCCTTATTGGATCTACGGCTTATTGATTGCCCTTTTTCTTGGCTTTCAATTCTTTGGAGATAGTGGAAACAGTAGTGGTTCTAAAATTACCACATCAGATTTCTTCGAGTTTTTGAAAGAAGGTGATGTTAAGAAAATTGATATTGTAAAAAACACAAGGGTAGCCAGAGTGTATCTTACAAAAGATGCTGAAATAAAAGATGTTCACAAAAACTCCAAACAACAACCTTTTATTCCTACTGTAAGCGCTTTACCTAATTACAGATTTGAATTTGGAGATCTTCAAAATTTTGAAAATAAGCTAAACGAAATCATTGTAGATCTGGATTCTAAACCTGTTATTGAATTTGATACTGAAACAGATACCTTCGGTAATATACTCATAGGCATATTACCATTTATACTTCTTATTGGTGTATGGATTTTTATCATGAGACGTATGTCTGGTGGCGCTGGCGGAGGTGCTGGTGGACAAATCTTTAATATCGGAAAGTCCAGAGCTAAACTATTTGATCAAAATACAGAAGTAAAAACGTCTTTTAAAGATGTTGCAGGACTCGAAGGTGCCAAAGAAGAAGTTCAAGAAATTGTAGATTTTTTAAAATTCCCCGAAAAATATACAACTCTAGGAGGTAAAATTCCGAAAGGAGCTCTTTTAGTAGGGCCTCCGGGAACAGGTAAAACCTTATTAGCTAAAGCCGTTGCAGGTGAGGCCAAAGTACCTTTCTTCTCGCTTTCTGGTTCAGATTTTGTGGAAATGTTCGTAGGTGTGGGAGCATCTCGTGTTAGAGATTTATTCAAACAGGCTAAAGAAAAATCACCTTCAATCATTTTTATCGATGAGATTGATGCCATTGGTAGAGCTAGAGGTAAAAACGCTATGTCTGGAAGTAATGATGAACGTGAAAACACATTAAATCAACTACTTACCGAAATGGATGGTTTTGGGACCAATACCAATGTTATTGTTCTTGCAGCTACCAACAGAGCAGATATTTTAGATAAAGCTTTGATGCGTGCGGGACGATTTGACAGACAAATTTATGTGGACTTACCAGATGTACGTGAGCGTAAAGAGATTTTTGAGGTACACTTGAGACCATTAAAAAAATCCAAAGGCTTAGACACAGATTTTCTTTCGAAACAAACACCTGGATTTTCTGGTGCTGATATTGCAAATGTGTGCAACGAAGCTGCTTTAATAGCCGCAAGAAACGGTAAAAAAGAAGTTGATAAACAAGATTTCCTTGATGCAGTAGATAGAATTATTGGTGGTCTGGAAAAGAAAAACAAAATCATAACTCCGGCTGAGAAAAAAGCAGTGGCTTTTCACGAAGCAGGACATGCCACCGTGAGTTGGATGCTCGAACATGCAGCGCCACTAATTAAAGTTACTATTGTGCCTAGAGGACGCTCTTTAGGAGCAGCTTGGTATTTACCCGAGGAACGATTAATTGTTCGACCAGAGCAAATGTTGGACGAGATGTGTGCTGCACTTGGAGGAAGAGCCGCCGAACAAGTTATATTCAATAAAATATCTACCGGGGCTTTAAGTGATTTAGAAAAAGTAACTAAGCAAGCCCGCGCCATGGTAACTATTTATGGGCTAAGTGACAAAATAGGAAATCTTACTTATTACGATTCTTCGGGTCAAAGTGAATACGGATTTACAAAACCTTACAGTGAGCAAACAGCCGAGCTTATAGACAAGGAAATTTCAGATATCATTGAAAAGCAATACCAACGCGCTATAAAACTTCTTGAAGAGAATAAAGATAAACTCACAGAACTGGCCGAAGTACTTCTAGATAAAGAAGTTATTTTTAAAGATAACCTAGAGAAGATTTTTGGAAAACGTAATTTTGGAAGCTCGGAGGAGAGCCCAAAAGAAACAAGCGAAAAAAACGAAAATACAGAAACTGAAGAGGAATCTGAAAACAGTTAA
- a CDS encoding lactate utilization protein has protein sequence MSLFRKLFGSKSQKTGEELKSEDRGKYMPEVKLPIDERFTINFKANGGKFLYCENLNEVYENLQNIIDENKWQEKKVLLLDKNLEDKFKNSNLNPTRTVSASTFFLTTCENLIADDGSLLISSNHIFEKKLPELPFNFIVFATTSQITENIGEGLRGIKSKNKNNIPTNITTIKHFKSGEEKDFLSYGSSAKNLYLLLLEDL, from the coding sequence ATGAGTCTTTTTAGAAAACTATTTGGTTCCAAATCTCAAAAAACAGGAGAGGAACTAAAATCTGAAGATAGAGGCAAATATATGCCTGAAGTTAAGCTGCCAATAGACGAAAGGTTTACCATAAACTTTAAGGCTAATGGTGGTAAGTTTTTGTATTGCGAAAATTTAAACGAAGTCTACGAAAATCTTCAAAATATCATTGATGAAAACAAATGGCAGGAGAAGAAAGTCCTTCTCTTGGATAAAAATCTTGAAGATAAATTCAAAAATTCCAATCTAAACCCGACTAGAACAGTTAGCGCATCTACTTTTTTTCTCACTACCTGTGAGAATCTCATAGCAGATGATGGTTCTCTACTCATTTCATCAAATCATATCTTCGAAAAAAAATTACCGGAATTACCCTTTAATTTCATTGTTTTTGCCACCACAAGTCAGATTACAGAAAACATTGGAGAAGGGCTACGTGGTATAAAATCGAAAAACAAAAATAATATCCCTACCAATATCACAACCATAAAGCACTTTAAATCGGGAGAGGAAAAAGATTTCTTGAGCTATGGAAGCAGTGCCAAAAACCTTTACCTACTACTTTTAGAAGATCTATAA
- a CDS encoding NUDIX hydrolase: MYKVFVGDKPIILTNKVEQETNFKNYLLDTVNIGKVIKALNKSSLQEVRLIHKKPDKLLVKFLKKLPNVIAGGGKVLNSKNEILFIFRNEKWDLPKGKAEGKETIEETSIREVEEETGVNGLQITKPLQTTYHIFKRNGKHKIKITYWFEMTTSFDGKLYPQEKEGITKVKWLSKSQADNALQNSYANIRSLI, encoded by the coding sequence ATGTATAAAGTTTTTGTTGGAGACAAGCCCATAATATTAACAAACAAAGTTGAGCAGGAAACAAACTTTAAAAATTATTTGTTAGATACTGTAAATATTGGAAAGGTTATTAAAGCCCTCAATAAATCTTCTTTACAGGAAGTTAGGCTCATTCATAAAAAACCCGATAAACTACTTGTTAAGTTCTTAAAAAAATTACCCAATGTTATAGCTGGTGGAGGAAAAGTCCTAAATTCTAAAAATGAAATTTTATTTATTTTCAGAAATGAAAAATGGGATTTACCAAAAGGAAAAGCTGAAGGCAAAGAAACCATAGAAGAAACCTCCATCAGAGAGGTTGAGGAAGAAACAGGCGTTAATGGTCTCCAAATCACCAAACCATTGCAAACTACGTATCATATTTTTAAGCGTAATGGAAAGCACAAAATAAAAATTACGTATTGGTTTGAGATGACAACGAGCTTTGATGGTAAACTTTATCCGCAAGAAAAAGAGGGTATAACAAAAGTAAAATGGTTAAGCAAAAGCCAAGCGGATAATGCTCTTCAAAATTCTTATGCAAACATTAGGTCCCTAATATAA
- the pyrE gene encoding orotate phosphoribosyltransferase yields MIFNKNTARKTAEVLLQVNAIKLSPKAPFTWASGWKSPIYCDNRIILSFPPIRNYVRETMAKQIEKQYGKPDAIAGVATGAIGIGMLVAEYLGLPFIYVRPNAKGHGRKNQIEGFIESGQNVVVVEDLISTGKSSLNAVSALREAGVNVKGMIAIFSYGFDIATENFEKENVFLQTLGNYESLLDQALKTKYITESELETLSEWNSNPSEWNGI; encoded by the coding sequence ATGATTTTTAATAAAAATACAGCAAGAAAAACAGCCGAAGTTTTATTACAGGTTAATGCGATAAAACTCAGCCCAAAAGCACCATTTACTTGGGCCTCTGGATGGAAATCACCCATTTACTGTGATAATCGAATCATTCTTTCGTTTCCTCCCATTCGTAATTATGTTAGGGAAACCATGGCGAAACAGATAGAAAAACAATACGGCAAACCCGATGCCATTGCTGGAGTTGCCACAGGAGCCATTGGTATAGGCATGCTAGTTGCCGAATACCTTGGTTTACCTTTTATTTACGTAAGACCCAATGCAAAAGGTCATGGTCGTAAAAATCAGATTGAAGGTTTTATTGAAAGCGGGCAAAATGTTGTTGTTGTAGAAGACTTAATAAGCACAGGAAAAAGTAGCTTAAATGCAGTATCTGCTCTAAGGGAAGCTGGCGTAAACGTTAAGGGCATGATCGCCATTTTTAGTTATGGTTTTGATATTGCAACCGAGAATTTTGAAAAAGAAAACGTATTTCTGCAAACCTTGGGCAACTACGAAAGTTTACTCGATCAAGCATTAAAAACGAAATATATAACTGAATCGGAATTGGAAACCTTATCTGAATGGAATTCCAACCCAAGCGAATGGAATGGTATTTGA
- the rsfS gene encoding ribosome silencing factor codes for MAKEKISADQLISVIISGIEDVKGQEINILDLREIDNTVCDYFIICEGTSNTQVNAIVNSIQKKVSKELKDKPWHTEGEDNAEWVLIDYVNVVVHVFQKHVREYYDIESLWGDAKTTLIETSY; via the coding sequence ATGGCGAAAGAAAAAATAAGCGCAGACCAATTAATATCCGTAATTATAAGTGGCATTGAAGATGTTAAGGGGCAAGAGATAAATATTTTAGATTTAAGGGAGATTGATAATACGGTTTGCGATTACTTCATAATCTGTGAAGGGACTTCAAACACACAAGTAAACGCCATAGTTAACTCCATCCAAAAAAAGGTAAGCAAAGAACTTAAAGATAAACCTTGGCATACTGAAGGTGAAGATAATGCAGAATGGGTACTTATAGATTACGTTAATGTTGTTGTACATGTTTTCCAAAAGCATGTAAGGGAATATTATGATATTGAAAGCCTGTGGGGTGATGCTAAAACAACATTAATAGAAACAAGTTATTAA
- a CDS encoding biotin--[acetyl-CoA-carboxylase] ligase: MNIIKLNATDSTNSYLRRYIMDNEVEDYTVVVAKEQTNGRGQMGTVWSSQGSKNLTFSMFKDLSIHVVEFPFYLSMAMSLAILKALKSFNIPNVSIKWPNDILSDNKKICGILIENVIKNKLESTIIGVGVNVNQTKFEGLPKASSLKNISGVHFNLDEVLHRIITCTIEYSELLQKGEYDLVKNEYEANLFRKDKPSTFKNSEGNLFSGFIRGVTKYGKLMVAIEDGIIAKFDLKQIELLY, translated from the coding sequence GTGAATATAATCAAACTTAATGCCACCGATTCTACAAATAGTTATTTGCGAAGGTACATTATGGATAATGAAGTGGAAGACTATACGGTTGTTGTAGCAAAAGAGCAGACTAATGGTAGAGGACAAATGGGTACTGTTTGGAGTTCGCAAGGTTCTAAAAACCTCACTTTTAGTATGTTTAAGGATTTAAGTATACATGTAGTTGAGTTTCCCTTTTATTTAAGTATGGCGATGTCTTTGGCTATTTTAAAGGCATTAAAATCTTTCAATATCCCAAACGTATCAATAAAATGGCCAAACGACATTTTGTCAGATAATAAAAAAATATGCGGAATTTTAATAGAAAATGTCATAAAAAACAAACTAGAGTCAACCATCATCGGTGTCGGGGTCAATGTAAACCAAACCAAATTTGAAGGCTTACCAAAAGCATCATCTTTGAAAAATATTTCCGGTGTTCATTTCAATTTAGATGAAGTTTTACACAGAATTATAACATGTACTATTGAATATTCTGAACTTTTACAAAAAGGTGAATATGATTTAGTAAAAAATGAATATGAAGCCAATCTCTTTAGGAAAGACAAACCTTCTACCTTTAAAAACAGTGAAGGCAATTTGTTTTCAGGGTTTATAAGAGGAGTCACCAAATACGGAAAGTTAATGGTGGCCATAGAAGATGGTATAATTGCAAAATTTGATTTAAAGCAAATAGAATTACTCTACTAA
- a CDS encoding phosphatidate cytidylyltransferase: MKETLTRGLSGILYIALLISCFQNEHALIILFFVFGLISLAEFKKLIQLKSFIPYIIFVILYFVFVYWKLVLNTNFGLDEAIQILTVITIFVELFLIKDLFSEKKIPLFATKRFILTTFYLSSAFVFITLIGNYQDSNNAYILLGAFILVWVNDSFAYIVGKNFGKQKLFEKISPKKTVEGFLGGLLFSCIASYFIANFTETLNFTNWLILSIIVSVFGTLGDLIESKFKRQAGVKDSGVIMPGHGGLLDRLDSIIFAAPFIYSFLSLLNYVS; this comes from the coding sequence ATGAAAGAAACCCTAACAAGAGGGCTCTCGGGCATACTTTATATTGCTTTATTAATTAGTTGCTTTCAAAACGAACATGCGTTAATCATACTGTTTTTTGTTTTCGGATTGATTTCCCTTGCTGAGTTTAAAAAACTCATTCAATTAAAAAGTTTCATTCCCTACATAATTTTTGTTATTCTATATTTTGTGTTTGTTTACTGGAAACTGGTTTTAAACACCAATTTTGGTCTAGATGAAGCCATTCAGATTTTAACCGTCATTACAATTTTTGTTGAATTATTTCTTATCAAAGATTTATTTTCTGAAAAAAAAATTCCCCTTTTTGCAACTAAGAGATTCATACTAACAACTTTCTATCTTTCAAGTGCTTTCGTTTTCATTACACTTATAGGAAACTATCAAGATAGTAACAATGCCTATATTCTACTGGGCGCTTTTATTCTTGTGTGGGTTAATGATTCTTTTGCTTATATCGTTGGTAAGAATTTTGGCAAACAAAAATTATTCGAAAAGATTTCTCCCAAAAAAACAGTCGAAGGTTTTCTAGGAGGTCTCCTCTTCTCTTGTATAGCAAGTTATTTTATTGCTAACTTTACAGAAACACTAAACTTTACCAATTGGCTCATATTAAGCATTATCGTAAGTGTTTTTGGGACTTTGGGCGACTTGATAGAGTCTAAATTTAAAAGGCAGGCGGGTGTTAAAGATAGTGGTGTCATCATGCCTGGTCACGGCGGTTTGCTAGATCGTTTAGATAGTATCATATTTGCAGCACCATTTATTTATTCATTTTTAAGTTTACTAAATTATGTTTCATAA
- a CDS encoding T9SS type A sorting domain-containing protein, with the protein MKVVLHQRFPHLNYLLTSLFLFFTLLSQADDNCGEIEYFEFSNGHEVASITDGGTYAQSELPMNFYFNTIVTDEIKRVYYKVENLDTHKTYTITENFKPYTFPAGGGAWHLGDGNFRITAKAFKSYLSTTPCDSKTITFRLAPPCSADAGTLTADMDKVVLANGSVTISATPNGDINVPYGYSKLFVLTSGEGLVIEQVGDMPEFTVDGAGLYTIHTLVYDGNADSANFLDLGIVKIGETTGVDVLTVVGNAGICASLDAAGAPVMVEACSADAGTLTADMDKVVLANGSATISATPNGDINVPYGYSKLFVLTSGEGLVIEQVGDMPEFTVDGAGLYTIHTLVYDGNAESANFLDLGIVKIGETTGVDVLTVVGNAGICASLDAAGAPVMVEACSADAGTLTADMDKVVLANESATISATPNGDINVPYGYSKLFVLTSGEGLVIEQVGDMPEFTVDGAGLYTIHTLVYDGNAESANFLDLGIVKIGETTGVDVLTVVGNAGICASLDAAGAPVMVEACSADAGTLTADMDKVVLANGSATISATPNGDINVPYGYSKLFVLTSGEGLVIEQVGDMPEFTVDGAGLYTIHTLVYDGNAESANFLDLGIVKIGETTGVDVLTVVGNAGICASLDAAGAPVMVEACSADAGTLTADMDKVVLANGSATISATPNGDINVPYGYSKLFVLTSGEGLVIEQVGDMPEFTVDGAGLYTIHTLVYDGNAESANFLDLGIVKIGETTGVDVLTVVGNAGICASLDAAGAPVMVEACSADAGTLTADMDKVVLANGSATISATPNGDINVPYGYSKLFVLTSGEGLVIEQVGDMPEFTVDGAGLYTIHTLVYDGNAESANFLDLGIVKIGETTGVDVLTVVGNAGICASLDAAGAPVMVEACSADAGTLTADMDKVVLANGSATISATPNGDINVPYGYSKLFVLTSGEALVIEQVGDMPEFTVDGAGLYTIHTLVYDGNAESANFLDLGIVKIGETTGVDVLTVVGNAGICASLDAAGAPVMVEACSADAGTLTADMDKVVLANESATISATPNGDINVPYGYSKLFVLTSGEGLVIEQVGDMPEFTVDGAGLYTIHTLVYDGNAESANFLDLGIVKIGETTGVDVLTVVGNAGICASLDAAGAPVMVEACSADAGTLTADMDKVVLANGSATISATPNGDINVPYGYSKLFVLTSGEGLVIEQVGDMPEFTVDGAGLYTIHTLVYDGNAESANFLDLGIVKIGETTGVDVLTVVGNAGICASLDAAGAPVMVEESGECLADAGTMYSSYPISCYEGGLTTIMAKAYDEPTIPDGYQQLYVLTEGFTLTILGVSDQPTFDVENSGLYRIHSLVYNPSTLDLSVVEIGVTTGYDVLNIVTSNNICASLDVHGAINVVIRSKWFCKYLGDLFNGRSVGLTMAELPANIEAVLSDDELEKFSDSKVRLFPNPVANRLTVNMAAFGDENVNYDVSDIGGRRILSGKLNLLDGGVVSINTNSLSNGVYLIRLNSQYRQITKRIVVEK; encoded by the coding sequence ATGAAAGTAGTATTACATCAACGATTTCCCCATCTAAACTACCTACTTACTTCATTATTTTTGTTCTTTACGCTGCTCTCTCAAGCAGACGATAATTGTGGTGAAATAGAATACTTTGAATTTTCCAACGGCCATGAAGTAGCATCTATCACAGATGGTGGTACTTATGCACAGTCAGAACTTCCAATGAATTTTTATTTCAATACAATAGTTACAGACGAAATTAAAAGGGTTTACTACAAAGTCGAAAATCTCGACACTCACAAAACCTATACAATTACCGAAAATTTTAAGCCTTATACCTTTCCGGCAGGGGGAGGAGCATGGCATCTTGGTGATGGTAATTTCAGGATTACAGCGAAAGCTTTCAAGTCTTATCTGTCAACAACACCATGTGATTCAAAAACAATCACATTTAGATTAGCACCACCGTGTAGTGCCGATGCCGGTACGCTGACAGCGGATATGGACAAGGTAGTACTTGCCAACGGTTCGGTCACGATAAGCGCTACGCCCAACGGAGACATCAACGTTCCCTATGGTTACAGCAAGCTGTTCGTGCTTACCTCCGGTGAGGGCTTGGTCATCGAGCAGGTGGGCGACATGCCCGAGTTCACAGTAGATGGCGCAGGGCTCTATACGATACATACATTGGTATACGACGGCAATGCCGACAGTGCCAACTTCCTGGACCTTGGCATCGTCAAGATTGGTGAGACCACTGGTGTTGACGTACTTACCGTAGTTGGCAACGCCGGGATATGTGCCTCATTGGATGCGGCAGGCGCTCCGGTAATGGTAGAGGCCTGTAGTGCCGATGCCGGTACGTTGACAGCTGATATGGACAAGGTGGTACTAGCCAACGGATCGGCCACGATAAGCGCCACGCCCAACGGAGACATCAACGTTCCCTATGGTTACAGCAAGCTGTTCGTGCTTACCTCGGGTGAGGGCTTGGTCATCGAGCAGGTGGGCGACATGCCCGAGTTCACAGTAGACGGAGCAGGGCTCTATACGATACATACATTGGTATACGACGGTAATGCCGAGAGTGCCAACTTCCTAGACCTTGGCATCGTCAAGATTGGGGAGACCACTGGGGTTGACGTGCTCACCGTAGTTGGCAACGCCGGGATATGTGCCTCATTGGATGCGGCAGGCGCTCCGGTAATGGTAGAGGCCTGTAGTGCCGATGCCGGTACGTTGACAGCTGATATGGACAAGGTGGTACTAGCCAACGAATCGGCCACGATAAGCGCCACGCCCAACGGAGACATCAACGTTCCCTATGGTTACAGCAAGCTGTTCGTGCTTACCTCGGGTGAGGGCTTGGTCATCGAGCAGGTGGGCGACATGCCCGAGTTCACAGTAGACGGAGCAGGGCTCTATACGATACATACATTGGTATACGACGGTAATGCCGAGAGTGCTAACTTCCTAGACCTTGGCATCGTCAAGATTGGGGAGACCACTGGGGTTGACGTGCTCACCGTAGTTGGCAACGCCGGGATATGTGCCTCATTGGATGCGGCAGGCGCTCCGGTAATGGTAGAGGCCTGTAGTGCCGATGCCGGTACGCTGACAGCTGATATGGACAAGGTTGTACTTGCCAACGGATCGGCCACGATAAGCGCTACGCCCAACGGAGACATCAACGTTCCCTATGGTTACAGCAAGCTGTTCGTGCTTACCTCGGGTGAGGGCTTGGTCATCGAGCAGGTGGGCGACATGCCCGAGTTCACGGTAGACGGAGCAGGGCTCTATACGATACATACATTGGTATACGACGGTAATGCCGAGAGTGCCAACTTCCTAGACCTTGGCATCGTCAAGATTGGGGAGACCACTGGGGTTGACGTGCTCACCGTAGTTGGCAACGCCGGGATATGTGCCTCATTGGATGCGGCAGGCGCTCCGGTAATGGTAGAGGCCTGTAGTGCCGATGCCGGTACGCTGACAGCTGATATGGACAAGGTTGTACTTGCCAACGGATCTGCCACGATAAGCGCCACGCCCAACGGCGACATCAACGTTCCCTACGGATACAGCAAGCTGTTCGTGCTTACCTCCGGCGAGGGCTTGGTCATCGAGCAGGTCGGCGACATGCCCGAGTTCACAGTAGATGGCGCAGGGCTCTATACGATACATACATTGGTATACGACGGCAATGCCGAGAGTGCCAACTTCCTAGACCTTGGCATCGTCAAGATTGGGGAGACCACTGGGGTTGACGTACTTACCGTAGTTGGCAACGCCGGGATATGTGCCTCATTGGATGCGGCAGGCGCTCCGGTAATGGTAGAGGCCTGTAGTGCCGATGCCGGTACGCTGACAGCTGATATGGACAAGGTTGTACTTGCCAACGGATCTGCCACGATAAGCGCCACGCCCAACGGCGACATCAACGTTCCCTACGGATACAGCAAGCTGTTCGTGCTTACCTCCGGCGAGGGCTTGGTCATCGAGCAGGTCGGCGACATGCCCGAGTTCACAGTAGATGGCGCAGGGCTCTATACGATACATACATTGGTATACGACGGTAATGCCGAGAGTGCTAACTTCCTAGACCTTGGCATCGTCAAGATTGGGGAGACCACTGGGGTTGACGTGCTCACCGTAGTTGGCAACGCCGGGATATGTGCCTCATTGGATGCGGCAGGCGCTCCGGTAATGGTAGAGGCCTGTAGTGCCGATGCCGGTACGCTGACAGCTGATATGGACAAGGTTGTACTAGCCAACGGATCGGCCACGATAAGCGCCACGCCCAACGGAGACATCAACGTTCCCTATGGTTACAGCAAGCTGTTCGTGCTTACCTCCGGCGAGGCCTTGGTCATCGAGCAGGTGGGCGACATGCCCGAGTTCACGGTAGACGGAGCAGGGCTCTATACGATACATACATTGGTATACGACGGTAATGCCGAGAGTGCCAACTTCCTAGACCTTGGCATCGTCAAGATTGGGGAGACCACTGGGGTTGACGTGCTCACCGTAGTTGGCAACGCCGGGATATGTGCCTCATTGGATGCGGCAGGCGCTCCGGTAATGGTAGAGGCCTGTAGTGCCGATGCCGGTACGCTGACAGCTGATATGGACAAGGTGGTACTAGCCAACGAATCGGCCACGATAAGCGCCACGCCCAACGGCGACATCAACGTTCCCTACGGATACAGCAAGCTGTTCGTGCTTACCTCCGGCGAGGGCTTGGTCATCGAGCAGGTCGGCGACATGCCCGAGTTCACGGTAGACGGAGCAGGGCTCTATACGATACATACATTGGTATACGACGGTAATGCCGAGAGTGCCAACTTCCTAGACCTTGGCATCGTCAAGATTGGGGAGACCACTGGGGTTGACGTACTTACCGTAGTTGGCAACGCCGGGATATGTGCCTCATTGGATGCGGCAGGCGCTCCGGTAATGGTAGAGGCCTGTAGTGCCGATGCCGGTACGCTGACAGCGGATATGGACAAGGTGGTACTAGCCAACGGATCGGCCACGATAAGCGCTACGCCCAACGGAGACATCAACGTTCCCTACGGTTACAGCAAGCTGTTCGTGCTTACCTCGGGTGAGGGCTTGGTCATCGAGCAGGTGGGCGACATGCCCGAGTTCACGGTAGACGGAGCAGGGCTCTATACGATACATACATTGGTATACGACGGTAATGCCGAGAGTGCTAACTTCCTAGACCTTGGCATCGTCAAGATTGGTGAGACCACTGGTGTTGACGTGCTTACCGTAGTTGGCAACGCCGGGATATGTGCCTCCCTTGATGCGGCGGGTGCGCCCGTAATGGTAGAGGAGAGTGGTGAGTGTTTGGCTGATGCAGGTACTATGTATTCTAGCTACCCAATTAGTTGTTATGAAGGGGGACTTACTACGATTATGGCGAAGGCTTATGACGAACCAACAATTCCAGACGGATATCAGCAGTTGTATGTTTTAACTGAAGGTTTTACCCTTACAATCCTTGGTGTTTCTGATCAACCTACATTTGATGTTGAGAATTCAGGGCTTTACAGAATACACAGTTTAGTTTATAATCCGAGTACTTTAGACTTAAGTGTTGTTGAAATTGGTGTAACAACTGGTTATGATGTGCTTAATATTGTCACAAGTAATAATATTTGCGCTTCATTGGATGTTCACGGGGCAATAAATGTCGTTATCCGCTCAAAATGGTTCTGTAAATATTTAGGTGATCTTTTCAATGGACGTTCTGTTGGATTGACAATGGCTGAATTACCTGCTAACATAGAGGCGGTTCTAAGTGATGATGAATTAGAAAAATTCAGTGATAGTAAAGTGAGACTCTTTCCTAACCCTGTAGCTAATCGATTAACTGTTAATATGGCTGCCTTTGGAGATGAAAACGTAAATTACGATGTTTCAGATATAGGAGGAAGACGTATATTGTCAGGTAAACTAAATTTATTAGATGGAGGTGTTGTAAGTATAAATACAAACAGTCTAAGTAATGGTGTTTATTTGATAAGGTTAAACTCACAATATAGACAAATCACTAAAAGAATAGTTGTAGAAAAATAG
- a CDS encoding SRPBCC family protein, with amino-acid sequence MNLESPKINVEKSPEEVFAFLADVKNFESLMPENISKFEVLEDDKFVFALKGMPEIILKKKEVIAPNKIVLGAAGGKIDFSLVGNIVEASDNSSDVQLLFSGDFNPMMSMMIKGPITKFIETLATSIPNAI; translated from the coding sequence ATGAATCTAGAATCTCCTAAAATAAACGTTGAAAAATCACCAGAAGAAGTATTTGCTTTTTTAGCAGATGTTAAAAACTTCGAATCATTAATGCCAGAAAACATAAGCAAGTTTGAAGTTCTTGAAGACGACAAGTTTGTTTTCGCTTTAAAAGGCATGCCAGAAATTATCCTGAAGAAGAAAGAGGTCATAGCACCTAACAAAATTGTTTTAGGTGCAGCCGGGGGCAAAATCGATTTTTCGTTAGTTGGTAATATTGTAGAAGCTAGTGATAATTCAAGTGACGTGCAACTATTGTTCTCTGGAGACTTTAACCCCATGATGTCGATGATGATAAAAGGTCCAATTACCAAATTTATAGAAACACTAGCTACAAGTATCCCAAATGCCATTTAG